The Tursiops truncatus isolate mTurTru1 chromosome X, mTurTru1.mat.Y, whole genome shotgun sequence DNA segment aaaaaacccaaaacaaccacCAACAGTCATCTGTAACATGCTGCTGTGAGTTGAACAACCAGTGTATGGATTTTACTGGTATAAAGAATTTCAATGGCAAACTTAGAGCtcccttaaaaaaacaaatgtgaaCGGAGACAGTGAGTTGGTGCAACCATTCTACATCTGGGAAAAACATTCTCCTTGTGAATTCTAACAACAGTGGACAAAATATAATCGTGTTTTAGAGTGGGACTGTCCCCAGCACTGCGACTTCAGCCAGACCTTCATGGTTCAGATGAGGCCAAGCAGAGAAGGGCTTCAGGCAGGGGAAGGAATGGGACTCAAGGGTGGGATTAAGTTGTCAAATGCCAGTACAGTGAGGCCCGCTTGCGGGGGGCGGGCAGAGTTACATATCAGAACAAttggaattaaaacaaaaatatttaaaaagttaaaacatataCTCCAATGCACGTGCATCATCAAGTCATGGGGGAGCTGAAATTATTCTAGATCAAGGTCCAGTGTGAAAAAGTCACAGAAGCGAAGATGTGCAGAGCCAGACACACTTCAGCCTGGCTGAGCGCATTTCCAGTGTGTGACCGCatttccctcagggctcactacTGGATCGCAGGGACTTTAGAAATgttggtgactttttaaaaagcgtAACAGAACACTTTTAATTGAAACACTGGACCAGGTCAGAGCTCCTGAGCATCCCATGGGCTTTCAGATCTACGTGTCAGTATGTAAGAGAAAACAGGGAGGAAAAAAGCAGCTCTCTTCATATTTTAAGCAAAGGTCTTTCTCGGAGGTTGTTCAGACTTTTCTAGATTAAATACACAGGCAATGCTACAGGGAGTGCTTCccacttctctaaatgggaagaCGACTTAAAATGATGCAGTATCAACTGCAAGGTGGAAACAGAGCTCAGAAGAGCACGTGCAGAGTGCCCTCTGCTAAGTGACATGTAAGGTGTGATGACCCCCTTGACACTCCCATTATATCAGGAGTGCAATTCAGTTTGGGGAAAGTAGTTTAATGtattgctcagaaaaaaaaaatagtttatatattCCCATGTCTGACAAAGCAGTGGTTAGGAAGTCCAGCGCCACCAGGAGACCTTCACCCTGTCCCACACGGCCGAGAGCGAATCCAGAGCCGGCCGGACGTCCAAGATGGTGAACTGGTAGTCGTGGTTGACCTCGCCACCATCGTAGTAGTCAATGACGTATCTGACTTCTGTCCCGCAACGGTTGACGATCCAGTCGTGCCTGTCAAAAGGCAGCTCGTACCTGGAATGAAAACATGGCGGCGGGGGTTAAAACGCTGGTGGGGTGTTCAGCTCGGGTTTAGGCGGTGAGCAAGGCGGTGAGGCCGCGCGTGGGGAGGCCTGCTCTCGGAGTCCACGTCTAAGGGGAGGTGAGACTCGGAGGTCAGAACAGTCCACAGCGCTGAAggctggtggggctggagggcCGGAGGAGCCCCGGTCAGAGGACAGCTTATCTGCTGCAAGGGAATAAGGTCAACGGCGGAAAGACGCCCAGGCCTGGGAGGTCAGCTGAGGTCCTGCAGAAATGCGGGTGTGAGCTGCAAATCCGACTACAAGAGGAGCGCTGACTGCACAGGCGGACAGAGATGGAGCgcgggaggaggaggggacagcTGCGAGAACACAGAAGATGGCTTGGTTCAATCCTGTAAGAATTAGACAGGAAGCAGCCCGCGGCGCCCTGAGCAATCCGCCCGCCAGCGGCCGCCCTGCGGGAGCGCAGGTCTACGGCTGGGCGCCGGTGACGTTTTGGAAGTTAGCACCACTGTTCTTCCACTGTCTGGTTTTGCTGCCAAGAGAAAGCAGACCCTGACctgaggaacagaaaagaacatgTCTGCACTGACACTCACCCCATCCAGGAACGAATTCTCGCCCTTGGTGAATACTCTTTCGCTTTCCCTCCAAACCGGATCAGTGATGGCCCACAAGGACACTCCCTAGAAATTCCCAAGGAAGAAaactctattaaaatattttctttcccttgaaaAAGAGGGTGTTGCAGTTTCTCAATGATACACATTTTTCTGTAGGCATTTTACATAATACCACATTTACAGAGAAAGGTAACTTcgaaaaaattcaaagaaatagcCCTATTCGTTAAAAATTCTGTGCTTTACTTCTGGATCAAGTACGTTTTACTCCCCGCCTTTCGCTCCATACATCTGCGCTGCTCTTGGCAGGAGTGAGGAAACAGGGCCTTTCCACATGGGGTGGGGGTACACTCTCAGGAAGGAAAGTGTGAGGCATCGGGCATCACGCTTCGCTTTCACGAAGAGCAGCTGGGGTTTTTTCAGATGAATATACGAAAATCCTATACTCTTCTCTCATTTGAAACCAATAAACAGCCTTCGTGAGGAAAGAAAACTGCTGGCTGATTCCCTAGGAACTAATGTCATCAGTGTTGGAACCATCTCTTTAAGTAACTGCATACAAGCTGACGGAGGGCAAGGTTCTGCCTAGACAGTCCACTCAGCCTCTGGGCAGACCCTGGGCTTGGACGTCCCAGGTGCCCGCCGGCCCGCGCGCCGGCACTGGGGGGTCACGGTAGGCCTAGCACGAGGCACACGGCAGCGGCccctgtggagggagggggagctcCCGGAGGCCACCTGTCTGGGCAGCTGCTGTCATTGTTGAGACAGGTTTCGGCCTGGGCGGGTCTCTCTAATGAACTGGGAGGGAGCAAAGCACCCCGAGTGTGACGGGCCCCCAGGCGAGGACTAGCCGAGCTCCTTCCCTTCTCGGCTCTAACGACAGCACACTTTCAGCACAAGTGGCTGCAGACATTCGGAGCCCCCGTCACGAGCCAGCCAGGAGGATGACGCCTGCCTATCCCGGGGAACTGAGAGGGGAAGCGTGGCCAAGTGACACCCAGGGAGTGACTAATGAACTTCAGAGTCCAAGcatgaaaaaacaaacagcacCTTAAAAATCATTACGTGGATTTTACCCAAGAAATTAATCACTCGCATTTTGCcatgaattaaaaatattagcCACCGACCATGGTCAAATCTGGCTCCGTGGAGACTCCAGCCTCCGCCCCACGCTTCTCCGGGGGAGCCCTCAAACCGCCATCATTCTGGAAATGCTAAGtttgggcctcaccccagactGACTGAATCACAAACCCTAGGGGTGAGGCCCAGCGCTCGGTATTTTAACAAACCcgcaggtgatgctgatgcagctACGGCATGAGGACCGCGGCCCTGAAGAGACTGATGGCCCATCGCCACTAGCTCACAACTGCATTTGGTTAGTCTCCCTGAGAAAAAGGGCCGTGTGCAAAGATGCCTCTTGATGTCTGCTCCTAATGGGGAGTCAATAAACGCTGCTGAGTGAACAAACAAAACTGGTTTTCCCAGCTCCCTGTGGGCAGAGAGCATTTTAGAATCTCCCAACCCCCATGCTCTGCTTGCAGTGGACTCTGACACTCCTGTTGAGAGCTGCCGTCTACggcccctccccttgaatctgggcaggcGGTCATCAAAGGAGAGGCAGCTTCCCTGCCGCTTTCTGGAACTCTAGCTCtgggaacccagccaccatggtGTGAAGAAGCCAAAGCAGCCACATTTAGAGGCCATGGGCAAGTGTCCCGGCCGACAGCTGGTATCACTTACCAGAAGATGCCAGCCCACGGCTGTCAAAGCCACCCCTGACCCCTGGGTCTCGGTGGCTGAGACCCCATGCATCAGGGAGCAGAGACGAGCCATCCCTGCTCTGTCCTTTCTGTACTTGGGACTCACCAAACCCACGAGCATAATTAACTAGTTGCCATTTCACATGGCCGAGCGGGGTGGTCTGGAACAGGCCCACTACCTAAAATGTTTTATCAGAATAGCACATTGTTTGAATAAAAtgcttctctatttcttttcataGAAAGTGGCAATGACATTAGGAAGATGCCGGAAGGATGTTTTTTAAGACTTCAAACAGACTTACGTAGCGTGAAGGGCTTCCCACTTCAAAATTTCCTTCCAGGCCTGCTCATTGTTCTGGTTGTGAATTCTAATGATATTATACATGTCTTTCTGACTAATATCCTCATCCTTCCATGTCCACCTAGGAAAGAACATTTTGGTAAAACTTGACAAATATTACTGAGAATGCCATGTATTCATTTCATTGAGTCACCAAAAATCAGATTTACCCAGATATCAAGGATCCATCTATTTTTAAGGTGACACTTTTTCAATTGGCATCACGGATTCCCTAcctttcccaagtattttatatagtagtgttacctttttttttttttaaactattactGGCTATGATGGGTTAATTTTacgatgagattaacatttaaatgggCAGAGAGTGCCCAGATCTAATAGCTGAAGGCTGAAACAGAACAAAGAGGCTGAGCCTCTGCCAGTAAAAGGGAATTCCTTCTGCCCGCCTGCTTTCCAACAGGGACATCGGTTTTTTTCCTGCCTTaggacttgaactgaaacatcgGCCCTCCTGTGTCTCCAGCCTGCCGAGCAGATTGtaggacttctcagccttcataaCTGTGAGTCAATTCCTTATCACTAATCTCTCTATATGTATAGAAAGACATACACATCCTGTtaggtctgtttctctggagaatcctaatACATTGGCCTTGCACTTATATTCTGATGAgtctgaaaaatcagttgattattataaacatttactgTACGTCTGGGGGATTAAAAACCTCTTTCACATTTGATTCATCTAAGAATTAAATGTGAAAGACGTTAGATTCACGAGCAAATTTATACCCTCAGTAATGTGCTTACTCACTCACCCTTTCCTTAACATCGCATTCCAGAACATCTGTTCGGAAGGATAAACCCACTTTTTATCTGAATCTGCCCTCGGAATAGATGACTCCTGTCTCACAGTAGATAGTGCAAACGGCTGATCGGGGGCTGGCGTCTGATTAGGTGGTGGCATCTAAATAAAAtaagtgggttttttaaaaaaaggttagaGATATAAAGTTGAAACAATATAATGAACTACTTCCTAGAAAGCAAGGCATCACGAACACAGCACAGGTTCCCTATTAGACCAGCGACATCAAAGTTGCAGACTCTCAGGTCATCTGGCTGTTTCTCCTCGTTGTTTTGAGTTCTCATAAATGGTAAATGCACGCTGTACTTAAAAATTTGGTCTCTTTCTCCTCAaggattaaaaagtaaaaactaataCCATGATGGGCAGGAACTGCTACAAATTCCTGGAAGAGAGAAGGTGGGgctatgtatatacatgtgtgtttgtatgtgtgtatttatagaCAGACAGATAGCAGCATACCACTGCCTTCTCGATGGCATTCCACTGCTGGCTGCCACGTGACACTGCACCACCCTTGTCACTGCCGTACAGGCTGGCACCCAGGTGTGCCTTAAGAGGCGCCCCAATCTTGCAGCGTGCCTACGAGGTTTCCCCAGACCACGAACACCTCCGAATTCTAGCTGTGCTCCTAACTGAATTTCCTGCCCTCCTAAAACTCTATCCCAAAAGGCAATGTCCTCTGGCCTGGCTTATTCCTGGTCAGCCCACTCTGGGGCTTCGGGATGGCCCTTTGCTTTCTCAGGTGCTCTCTGAAACTACACTTAGTGACACATTCTAGATTTTCACTGTGGATGGAATATCAGACTTCTCTGTTTTCAAAGGACAGAAGAATCAATCCTAGCAGTTTGTCTTGGAGTCTGTAAAAGCATCTCTGCATAAAAACTTTAGGAAGAGGGGCCGGGCGCGGATTACCAGGTTAGAAGGATCTAGGTTCTCCTTATTCTCAGCCATCGCGCCGGTGACGGGACACTGCACGTACTCGTACGCGCGTTCTTGGTGCGCAGGCACAGAGTCCGTTTTGCTCCCACAGGTTGGGTCAGATGGCTCGGCACGCACTGCACCGCCTGAAATAGTTGAAGGGTAAAAACAGTGTCACCACAAAGGCAGGACATCTGCCTCTCTCATCCTGGGCCCAAAGAGCTGAATGTTTGACTAATGACCCACCAGCACAGGCAAAGCCAGGTTGCTACTGTTCACAGCTGCCAGGAGTTAAGCTAGTCAACATTCTAACATCCTAAAGACCAGCAAAAGGTTCGATAAATTTACCTGCCCCTTGAAAGAGAAAGGGGTACCCATTGGCTTACTGTGTCATTCCCCTagtaaaaataaaccccaaagcCTCAGCATTTGCAAGAGAAGCTACTGCCCACACCAGGGTTTTAGTAAGGGGTGGAAGGTAGCTGCTGTGAGCTGCTACAGAGGAACCTCCGTGGGGCCGGGGGCCACATGTGACTGGGTCTCCCTGATTTTCTGTTCCCAAATTCCAGACAAGATCCAACCCCAACCGGGACACAGGAGGCCAGGCTTTCATTACTGAGGCCTTCTCTCAGGGACTGGGGACAGGAgataaaaaatgagcagaggagcCTTCAGAAAGGCTACTGGAGAAAAGAATGCCACTCTGCTTGTGCGTTGCTCCAGGACTAAAACAGGGCACAGAAAATTAGCACTTGGCCGAGGTTCTATTCCCTGTCAGCAGATAGCAAGTTTATCAAGCAAGGGCACACATGAAAGAAAACGTTCCACAATCCACGTAGGATCCAGATGCCACTTAAGAGGAAAGCTCTCCAGCTGCAAGAACAGCAGCGGGCAGGGTAATGAGTGCCCAAGGATCCTGGGTACTGTTGGAAGCGAGTGTGCGGACCCAGAAGGTGGTGTAGACtcaggaggtggggggcaggcatTGGGAGAGCTACGGCCCAGGAAGACAGCGCTTGTGTAAAGGAACCCTTATCTTAAGCAGCAGCAGTTGGCACCAGGAATACACTGAATGCTGGGTGCCCTACACGAAAAAAGATGTTTCCTTTCACttcctttcctctgcttctcctcccagACCCTCATTCCCTAGGACCCTGTACAGCTGTCTCCTGAGGGGTAGAGGGAGACTTGTTCCATCTCCTCTCCTCGCCACCATTCCAAGTGCCAATCTTCTCTGGGCCACTGGTCCCAGCTGGGTGTTGCAGAGAAAATCCTGTTTACATTTTTCGTATTATATAACCACTAGCCCCTTCGATCTCCTACAGATACCTACATTCTTTCCTAATGCAAATTCAGCTGACGGCTCTCCTGGATACACAGCGAATGAAATCAAACCGTACACAGGGCTCTGTGATTTCCTGGGGATGCTCAGAGCAGGCACACACCTGTTTCGTCCAagtctgcctccattctttcctGTATGAAGAAAGCCCAGAAGAGCACTGGACTGGTCCTTATCCAAGGTCCCAGAATTTTCACTGgctttgccatttactagctgtgtgacttgaaaGTTTCCTTAACTATAAAACAGGGGGAAAACCTACCATGCAGGATTATGAGGATGAGAATGTAAACTCCACTAGGCaaaggatttttgtctgtttcggACACTGCTGTTCTCTCAGTGCAAAAACAAACGCACAAAACccatcagtgcctggcacagagtgggcagGGAGCAAATCCTTGCTGACTGACGGAGGGAATGAACAGCTATAACTGTTATATAAAAGCTATAACTGTTATAACAAGGGAGTGTCAGCACTCAGTAAGCATGCAACACTGCTTCCTGCCCTCACGTCTTAAAACAAGAAGTCACACGTCAGGTGAATTCAGGCCATACTTTTACATGGACAATCTAAAGCGGAAGGTGGACcgattaaaaatgaaagcatttccattctCCCCTTTGCACTTAAAAAATGAACAGCAAGTCCATCatacaatgactttttttttttaagacggaccattttttttctttttgctgtacgcaggcctctcactgctgcggcctctcccgccgcagagcacaggctccggatgcgcaggcccagtggccacagcccacgggcccagccgctccgcggcacatgggaccctcccagaccggagcacgaacccgcgtcccccgcatcggcaggcggactcccaaccactgcgccaccagggaagcccgatgtgggccatttttaaagtctttattgaatttgttacaatattgcttctgttttatgttttttttttttttttttttttttttttgcagtatgcgggcctctcactgttgtggcctctcccgttgtggagcataggctccggacgcgcaggctcagcggccatggctcacgggcccagccgctccgcggcacgtgggatcttcccggaccggggcacgaacccgtgtcccctgcatcggcagccggactctcaaccactgcgccaccagggaagccctatgttttggttttttggccgtgaggcatgtgggatcttagctcccgaccagggatcaaacccgcaccccctgcattggaaggcgaagtcttaaccactgggactgccagggaagtcccggcaatGCCTTAGTTTTACACAGAGAGTACTCCAACGGATGGAGGAGTAAAGCTGTCTTAGTAAAGAAAGACAGCGAGATCTAGACGAGGGTTTCTCAGCCTGGGCACTCTTGACATTTGGGGCCTGTTTTAAGGGCTGcactgtgcattgcaggatgtttagcagaacTCCTGGCTTCTACTCATTAGACACACCCTCTTCTCTCAGTTATGACAAAGCAAAAATGCCTCCAGGCGTTGCCAGGTGCCCTGCAGGGTGAGGGGGGGAGAACCGCTGAAGTAGACAATGgcaaactctgggggtgggggctgatgTATGGGAAGAATCCCTACACTCTCATGTACTATCTCCACCATCACACTAACCCTGTGAAATATCGTTATTATATCCTCGGCTTACAGAGGATGGGTGGAGACTTAGAGAAGTAACTTGTCTACAGTCACATACTTGTAAGTAACAACCTAAGGAGTGAACCCAGGTCGCCTCACTCCCAGGCCTAGGCGCCTCACCAGCATGCTGTACTGTCTCCTGAGGATTCTTTTGAGAATTCTCGTTTTTATTTCCTAGACAAAGGGTAGAttacctttcattttctcttcatgcATTGGGCATCCCGAAGGCGGGGCTGCTGTCTGATGATCTGACGTCTGAACTGCAACATCAGGGGTAGATACAGACAAACCCATGGTTGGAATCGCAGTGTTGAATCCAAGCAAGTCTAAATTCACAGGTGCCAGAGCAAAGAGATAGATTAATGCTGATGCCTGGGCTCCAACTACTCCCTTagtgttttttggggtttttttcccccgctacgcgggcctctcactgttgtggcctctcccgtcgcggagcacaggcaccggacgcgcaggctcagcggtcatggctcacgggcccagccgctccgcggcatgtgggatcttcccgaaccggggcacgaacccgtgtcccctgcatcggcaggcggactctcaaccaccacgccaccaaggaagcccccttaGTGTTCTTAATCTGGCCAACGCTTGTTTCTCCTCCTCGTCACCCTTATGGAAATGTGCTGGGCAGGGACGCCACTTCGCCCTCCACTTCGCCCTCGAAGTGGAGCTTTAGCATATCACCCACTTTGGGAAATACTAGTGTGAAATCTACACCACCTTTGGGGACACGTTTCTAAGGGTGTGCGGATTTTGGCGGTGACGTGAGGAGGTCCCTGAGAAGTCATGTCACAGCGAGGGGGTGTAGGCCCGGGGTTGGGGAGAAGGGGGTTCTAGGTGGTGATCCGATGGGAGAAAGGAAGCCCACTGAGTCCAGATTAGACCCCCGGCCCTGGAGCTCAGCGAGGGTCTGGGAGTCTGGGAAGGGTATGGCGTAGAAAAAAAGattagaggaaggaagaaaaggacagtAGAGGGCAAGGCGCGGCCAGAGTCTTCCTGGCACGGTCCCCGCGCGTGCTACCGTCGAATCCCAGGATCTCAGACCCCCACGGCCTCAGCCAGCCCGCCCCTCCGCACCTGACTCCGGTCCCGGGCTCCGGCCCCGCCTCTAACCGCCAACTCCGGCGCGGAGTGGCAGCGACCCGCCGGCACCTCCTTCCCCTCGCTCGGTCACTGCAGGCTGCCCCGGTCACTGCAGGCTCTCTTGAGCGCCGCTACTTCCTCTTCCGAAGGCGGAACTTCCGGGCGCGTGGAAGGCGGGCACGCGGGCTGAAAGGGAAGGGCTTCCGTCAATCACGGAGGAGCAGGCCCCGCCCTCTCCTTCCTCGGCCTATAAGTGCGAGTGTCCCtcgccggccccgcccctcctggCCAGAGCGGGCAGAGAGAAGCTTCGGCTGGACCAGAGACTTACCGTAGAGTGACGTTCTCTGCTGTAGCTGCTTCAGGCTGCGGAGGCGTTGCTTTGGAAGAGTTcgttttaaaatttctatcttttaaattGTATCCCGTCAGTTTTAATTATAGTAATGACTCAAGAAACATCAGTAGGTGTGCAGAACTGTGGCCGACTCTGGAGatctaaaaatgaacaaaacaaggtCCCGGCTCCCCAGGTCTTCTTAACTGGGTGTGTGGATTTGAAGGTTTGTATTTTCACTTGCCTGTAGCAGAAATTtagccttttttttcccttcaggaaGGCAGGCAACCAATCCTAGTAGTGTTAGCTATATGTGGCACTGGTAGCACTCACAGAGAAATAATGTCACATATGATGGTTATTTCTGTCTCAAAATACTATTCATCACTACTTTGAAATTAAAGTAAgtttatcttgttttttaaagtgttaataaGAAGCATATGTCTTTCTGTATCACCGTAGTGGATCTGTGAAGTCTCTTTCCAGGAATCGCCCTCTGCCTAAGAGAACTGCTTCAAGCAAAATCACATTCCCTCTCTGGGGACAGGTTGCTGCCTCTGAGTCGTCTCTGCAAGGGTACCTAAGCCCAGGCCCCTAGCCTCAAGCGCGACAACTCAGAAGGGCCATCCCAGCTTCAGAGCTGCTCCTAGGGTCAGCTGAGGCTTCCACTGTGACTGCATCACAGTTCCATTTCTCCTTTTGCCCTGTCTTTCTATCACTCTCTCGAAGCTgttcatgagaaccttttttttttttaagatgttgggggtaggagtttattaattaatttatttatttttgctgtgttgggtcttcgtttctgtgcgagggctttctctagttgtggcaagcgggggccactcttcattgcggtgcgcgggcctctcact contains these protein-coding regions:
- the HCCS gene encoding holocytochrome c-type synthase, which translates into the protein MGLSVSTPDVAVQTSDHQTAAPPSGCPMHEEKMKGGAVRAEPSDPTCGSKTDSVPAHQERAYEYVQCPVTGAMAENKENLDPSNLMPPPNQTPAPDQPFALSTVRQESSIPRADSDKKWVYPSEQMFWNAMLRKGWTWKDEDISQKDMYNIIRIHNQNNEQAWKEILKWEALHATECPCGPSLIRFGGKAKEYSPRARIRSWMGYELPFDRHDWIVNRCGTEVRYVIDYYDGGEVNHDYQFTILDVRPALDSLSAVWDRVKVSWWRWTS